The genomic window TTTGGTAAATTTTTGCTGGTTCTCATCATTTTATAGGGCTAATTTATTTTTTAATGCTCTGCCTAAATTACATTTTAAGTAGTAAAGAGGACTCATCATACTAGCCAAGTAAAACTCCATCTCAAAAAGTGCAATTAGATTATTTTTCAATTGCCCTCTATACTGAATGAGGTGCTGTAATGCTCGGCGTAAATTTCCTAAAATAGTTTTCACAAACACTATTGGTTTTTGCCAATTTTTAGTATTTATCAAGCGTAACTGGAAAATACACAAGCCACAGCCGCGTGCCAGAGTTAAGAGGTAATCTTTCTCAAGTCGCCAATGTGGTATTTGATGATAAGTATGCATGGTAGGGTTATACCAAATTTGCCAACCTGCATAATGTATGTAAAGCAATGGTTCATAGTCATCACCCTGCACCAAAATACCAGGCAACTTACCGCTTAAATTAGGCCGTTCTGGTACATTTTTACACCATACTTTTTTCCGAACAACAAGCGCCGCCCCAGGAGGAAGTCTTAAATTATCAGCATCAAATAAATGTGGATTTGAGCCATGTTCTCTGATAGCTAAAAAAGCTTGAATTCTTTCAAAATTTTCTGGCGGCTTTACTTCAAAATCTCCATGAATCTGTCCACTCCAAGCACCTGCTTGAGGATGCCCTAATCCAAAGGTATATGCTTCTGATAACCAATCAGGTGCAGGTAAGTTATCATCATCTAGAAATGCAATTAGCTGCCCTCTAGCTTCACGTACTGCCCGCAGTCGTGCAAAAGCGGCTCCCTGTTCGGTTTCTAAAAAATATCTTAAATGACAGTTTCCATCATATATTTTTTGGTAATTCTGGATTATTTCAGATGTATTATCAGAACTATTGTTATCCACAATAATAATTTCCCAGTTAAGTTTTTCTACTCCTGTCTGGGTTAATAGTTTATCCAAAATTATAGGTAAACGGGTTTCTCCATTATATGTAGGAATGGCTACGCTAATATCTAAACTTTCAACTGCTAATTTAGTCATAATACTTTTTGATAATTTATTTTTTAAAATATCCATTTTTCCAAAGATAAAAAGGACTCATGAAACTACTTAAAAAAAGTTCCATTTCACAAGCAACTACTAAATCATGTTTTAGCTTAGTTCGATATTTTAGTAAGTGTAAAGCGATTTTACGCAGATCATTAATCATATAAGATAAAAGAGCAATTGGTATATAGACCTGTTTTATGTTAACCATTCTCGTTACATAACGGCTAAGTCCAATACCTCTAAAAAACGGAATCAAATAATCTTTTTGTAACCGAAAATTTGGGATTTTGTGAGAAATTTCCATTTCTGGGTTATACCAAATTTCCCATCCTGATTTTTGGATGTGAGACAACATTTCTAAGTCTTCACTGGTAAGCATATTGCCTTTAACTCTCCCAGTTAAAATAGACTTCTCTGGTACACTTTTAGCCCAAGCTTGTCTACGGACAACAAGTCCGGCAGAGGGAGGTAGTAATTTTTTGGCTGCTTCATATAATAGCGGTAAATTACCTCGCTCTGTAATTGCCAAGAATGGAGCAATTCGCTGAAAGTTTTCTGGTGGTTCTACTTCCCAGTCAGGGTGAATTTGACTGCCATAAGCTCCCGCCTTGGGATACTTTTCACCAAAAGCATAAGCTGCGGATACCCAATTTGATACCGGGTAGTTGTCATCATCTAGAAAACCTATGAATCTACCTTCAGCTTGTTGCACTGCCCTTTTTCGGGCATAAGCTGCTCCCTGTCTGGCTTCAAAGCAATACTTTAAAGGGTAAGGACACTGCCAATTTTGTTGATAGGTTTGAACAACTTTAGCTGTGTTGTCAGTGCTGTTATTGTCTACAACTATAATTTCCCAAGATAAATTTTCTGTGTGAAGTTGGTTTTGTAGTCGTTCTAGTAGTTCAGGCAAACGATTTTCACCGTTATAAGTTGGGATAGCTACAGTAAAGTCAAGGTTCTCAGTCATTTGGCAAAAGTTACATTTTGATATTTTGATTATGACGCTTTTTATTTATATATTCAGCCAATGGCTAATTTGTTACTCACTATTAAATAAATCTATTAAACATTAAAACTGCATATGATGTTTCAATTTTGCTATCAATGTGCAGTTTTCTGTTCAGTATTATTGCTTATTTTTATAAATTTATACTATGTAGATTATTTAGTCGCACTGAGGGGAGTCTCTCGCTGTGAGCATTGAGCCTAAGAGAGTTTTCACAATGACACATCGCTTTACGCTACTAGGCAATATAGAATTTGCAGAGCTTGGTACAGCTACCACTATTTTTAACCCAGGTGGCTCTGTCGAAGGGGCTATAGGTGTTCCAAAGTTTGCATTGGGTAAAATCCCCATATAGTCAAAGGTAATTTTTGTTGATGTACTTAAACTGTAAGATACAGATGAACCAGCAGTGTTTTCACTATTGAGATTTGTACCTAGCAGAAATTTATCAGAGCTAACGCCTACATCCGCTCCTAAAGGTTTCCATGTGCTGATTCCATCATCGGTACGATAAATAGCAACCTCTACATTTTGGGTTGTGCTATTTTTCTGAAAGCTGACACTGTAGCTAAGTTTTTTGTTTTTAGCTTGGCGCTGTGCTTCTTGCAGTGCAGCTAAAACTGCGTCGTTAACCTTATTTACCCGTTGCCGATTTACAAAAGCAACCCAACCAGGAGCTGCGATCGCTGCTAAAATTCCGATCATCAGAATTACTACGAGTAATTCCAGCAAGCTAAAGCCAGCATCTTGTTGGTTGTATCCAGAAGCATAGCGCAGCCTGTTAATTAGATATTGGTGTTTACTGGTTTCATTTCTACTGTTTGGGTTAAATAACTTCAAACTTAACTTTTCCATAATGGCTGCCATTAAGTAATCCTTTGAACTTCAGCATTTATTTAGTAAATAAGTATCCGCGTCCTTGTACTCGTATACTTGCATTTGGAAAATAAGTTTTGCTGCTATCTTTATAATTAAGGTTATCGTTTTGTAAGCGTGCGAGTGCATTGCCTCGTAAAAATACTTGTGCTGTTGTATTAACTCTATCAACACAGGCATAAAAGCTAGTCATTTTAGCTGTATCACGAGTATTGAAAGAGGCTGGTACGCTGAAAGAGGCTGGTACGCTGGTGAGAGAGCAGACTGCCGTTGGCGCGGGATTTGAAGCGTCATCAGTTTTGGTTTGATCAATAAAGTCAACAAGTACTGTGGTATCGGCAGTGTAACTTGCTGTAGCTTTTGTCCAAGCATTCATCTTTTGTGTTATCGTGCCTGCTCCATCGAGTTTAAATAAAGCAAAACCTGGATCAGGACAGTGACCGGTTATATACTTCCCACAAGTTGCTGTACTGCTGGGATCTGCTACACCATCCCTAATTTGCCATCGGGCGATACGAGCAGCGTTAGACCAAGTAGTACTAGTGTCTTTAATTAAATAGTAGGCAACTAATGAGTAAACAAAAGTATCATCTTTTTGAGTGCCTGTAATTGTAATTGCTTTACTAACTAATTCTCGTTTCCAAAAGACAAGCACAGGAACTCTATCTGTTGCAGTTGGGCTAGGTAGTTGATTCCCAGTTGTACTTGCGTTTGGGCAAGTATTAGTATCAGCAGTACCGGTTAGACAACCGATTCCAGTAGCATCATAAATATAGATTGCCTGTTGTAAATCACGGGCAATGTAATCTAGTGCAGCTTGAATTTCTTGCTCAGAATTTGCCTTGGCTTGTTCCTTTCGGTCGGTGTCCAGAATATTGATCATGAATCCTAGCAACGGCGTGATGATCAGGAACGCCATGATCATGCCTACCAACAATTCAATTAGGGTAAAACCATCAACTTGCTTAATGCCCTTGGAGCGGTTCAGCTGTTTAGTGAGCAGAAATTTTAGTGCCCTTATCATACTGCGGTATTCTCTTTGCTAATAGATGCACAGCGATCGCTCGCATAATATCAACTTGCCCAGTTTTTTATTGGCAACTTTGATTTGTTGCAGTACCCAGTCGTTGACATAAAGCCTGAAATGTAGTGGTACTGTTGCCGATGTCGGTTGTCATTTCAATTAATGGTGCTTTGCGGCTACCTAATCCACCAGTGAAAGGTGTTTGTGTGTTTTTAGTATCAACAGTGCTGGCTGTTAAGGGAAAGTCAGCATCTGCTCGATAAACCCTAATTCCGAGACGATAGCCATCGTTTACCCCAGTACTTTGGACAATTCGACCAGCCTGAATATAAAATAAATCGCTAGTACAATCGGGCGGATTTAGCTGACCATTTTTGTTAAAACAATACAGACCAGTTGCCGATGTGGGAGCAGCCATATTTGTAATGTTAATTAAATAGTCTTGTGGTCTACCTGTTACAGCTGGTGTAGCTGGTGTAGCTGGTGTAGTTGCTGTAGCAGCTACAGCAGCTACAGCAGCTACATCTGAAATGCGTCTGGGCGCAGCTGATGTAGGAGCAGCAAGTGTAATAACTGTACTTGGCGCTGTAATAGCTCCAGTTCTGATACCATCAATGAATGTTT from Nostoc sp. UHCC 0926 includes these protein-coding regions:
- the hpsE gene encoding hormogonium polysaccharide biosynthesis glycosyltransferase HpsE — its product is MDILKNKLSKSIMTKLAVESLDISVAIPTYNGETRLPIILDKLLTQTGVEKLNWEIIIVDNNSSDNTSEIIQNYQKIYDGNCHLRYFLETEQGAAFARLRAVREARGQLIAFLDDDNLPAPDWLSEAYTFGLGHPQAGAWSGQIHGDFEVKPPENFERIQAFLAIREHGSNPHLFDADNLRLPPGAALVVRKKVWCKNVPERPNLSGKLPGILVQGDDYEPLLYIHYAGWQIWYNPTMHTYHQIPHWRLEKDYLLTLARGCGLCIFQLRLINTKNWQKPIVFVKTILGNLRRALQHLIQYRGQLKNNLIALFEMEFYLASMMSPLYYLKCNLGRALKNKLAL
- the hpsE gene encoding hormogonium polysaccharide biosynthesis glycosyltransferase HpsE — protein: MTENLDFTVAIPTYNGENRLPELLERLQNQLHTENLSWEIIVVDNNSTDNTAKVVQTYQQNWQCPYPLKYCFEARQGAAYARKRAVQQAEGRFIGFLDDDNYPVSNWVSAAYAFGEKYPKAGAYGSQIHPDWEVEPPENFQRIAPFLAITERGNLPLLYEAAKKLLPPSAGLVVRRQAWAKSVPEKSILTGRVKGNMLTSEDLEMLSHIQKSGWEIWYNPEMEISHKIPNFRLQKDYLIPFFRGIGLSRYVTRMVNIKQVYIPIALLSYMINDLRKIALHLLKYRTKLKHDLVVACEMELFLSSFMSPFYLWKNGYFKK
- the hpsC gene encoding hormogonium polysaccharide secretion pseudopilin HpsC; translated protein: MRALKFLLTKQLNRSKGIKQVDGFTLIELLVGMIMAFLIITPLLGFMINILDTDRKEQAKANSEQEIQAALDYIARDLQQAIYIYDATGIGCLTGTADTNTCPNASTTGNQLPSPTATDRVPVLVFWKRELVSKAITITGTQKDDTFVYSLVAYYLIKDTSTTWSNAARIARWQIRDGVADPSSTATCGKYITGHCPDPGFALFKLDGAGTITQKMNAWTKATASYTADTTVLVDFIDQTKTDDASNPAPTAVCSLTSVPASFSVPASFNTRDTAKMTSFYACVDRVNTTAQVFLRGNALARLQNDNLNYKDSSKTYFPNASIRVQGRGYLFTK
- the hpsB gene encoding hormogonium polysaccharide secretion pseudopilin HpsB, whose product is MIKPKPQQVSQPSGESGFTIIESLIALLVVAILLTAIAPVIVLATATRVQSRRVELSTQAAKTFIDGIRTGAITAPSTVITLAAPTSAAPRRISDVAAVAAVAATATTPATPATPAVTGRPQDYLINITNMAAPTSATGLYCFNKNGQLNPPDCTSDLFYIQAGRIVQSTGVNDGYRLGIRVYRADADFPLTASTVDTKNTQTPFTGGLGSRKAPLIEMTTDIGNSTTTFQALCQRLGTATNQSCQ
- a CDS encoding pilus assembly FimT family protein, whose translation is MAAIMEKLSLKLFNPNSRNETSKHQYLINRLRYASGYNQQDAGFSLLELLVVILMIGILAAIAAPGWVAFVNRQRVNKVNDAVLAALQEAQRQAKNKKLSYSVSFQKNSTTQNVEVAIYRTDDGISTWKPLGADVGVSSDKFLLGTNLNSENTAGSSVSYSLSTSTKITFDYMGILPNANFGTPIAPSTEPPGLKIVVAVPSSANSILPSSVKRCVIVKTLLGSMLTARDSPQCD